The Vitis riparia cultivar Riparia Gloire de Montpellier isolate 1030 chromosome 10, EGFV_Vit.rip_1.0, whole genome shotgun sequence genome includes a region encoding these proteins:
- the LOC117924066 gene encoding uncharacterized protein LOC117924066, translated as MHSKNLQCFCCKEYGHIAATCPKKFCFYCKKKGHIIKECRIRPQNRQAQAFQTSVIVPPVATHDSPSAACSVPAPPAPDYCTPEMVQRMLISALSAMGFQGPGNGEADREGT; from the exons ATGCATTCTAAAAACTTGCAGTGTTTTTGCTGCAAGGAATATGGGCATATTGCTGCCACTTGCCCTAAgaagttttgtttttattgcaagaagaagggtcacattatcaaagaatgtCGTATTCGCCCCCAGAATCGTCAGGCCCAAGCATTTCAGACTTCGGTTATTGTCCCTCCTGTAGCCACACACGACTCTCCTTCAGCTGCGTGCTCTGTTCCTGCACCTCCTGCACCAGATTACTGCACCCCAGAAATGGTACAACGGATGTTAATTTCAGCATTATCAGCAATGGGGTTTCAAG GACCAGGTAACGGGGAAGCCGATCGCGAAGGGACCTAA